A part of Apodemus sylvaticus chromosome 19, mApoSyl1.1, whole genome shotgun sequence genomic DNA contains:
- the LOC127669371 gene encoding olfactory receptor 2B11-like, which translates to MSLTNKSHPEEFVLLGFADRPWLELPLFIILLVTYPTAMIGNIAIILVSILDPCLHSPMYFFLTNLSFLDMCYTTSIVPQMLTNLGGSTKTISYMRCVVQLYFFHIMGGTECVLLALMSFDRYVAICKPLHYTLIMNRRTCLLLVSTVWLTGISYAVSEATVTLQLPLCSHNKLDHLVCEIPVLIKTACGEKETNELALSVACIFLLAVPLCLILASYACIGHAVFKIKSSEGRKKAFGTCSSHLIVVLLFYGPAISMYLQPPSSITKDQPKFMALFYGVVTPTLNPFIYTLRNKDVKGALGNLFRNIFMSK; encoded by the coding sequence ATGTCATTGACCAATAAAAGTCACCCAGAAGAGTTTGTTCTACTTGGTTTTGCAGACCGTCCTTGGCTGGAACTTCCTCTCTTTATTATTCTTCTGGTAACATACCCCACAGCCATGATTGGAAACATTGCCATCATTCTGGTGTCCATATTAGACCCCTGTCTCCACAGCCCCATGTATTTCTTCCTCACCAACCTCTCCTTTCTGGACATGTGCTATACCACAAGCATTGTGCCTCAGATGCTAACCAACCTTGGGGGCTCCACAAAGACCATCAGCTACATGAGGTGTGTAGTTCAGCTTTATTTCTTCCACATAATGGGCGGTACAGAGTGTGTCCTCCTGGCTCTTATGTCCTTTGACCgatatgtggccatctgcaaacCACTGCACTACACCCTCATAATGAATCGACGTACCTGCCTCCTGTTAGTGTCCACTGTGTGGCTGACTGGAATTTCCTATGCTGTCTCAGAGGCCACTGTGACACTGCAATTGCCTCTATGCAGCCACAATAAACTGGATCATTTGGTGTGTGAGATTCCAGTtctgataaaaactgcttgtggTGAAAAAGAGACTAATGAGCTTGCTCTCTCTGTggcttgcatttttcttttagctGTTCCTCTGTGTTTAATTCTTGCCTCCTATGCTTGTATTGGACATGCtgtctttaaaatcaaatcttcagagggaaggaaaaaggcctTTGGGACATGTTCCTCTCATCTCATTGTAGTTCTCTTGTTCTATGGTCCAGCGATTAGCATGTATCTTCAGCCTCCCTCCTCTATTACAAAAGACCAACCCAAGTTCATGGCTCTCTTTTATGGAGTAGTAACTCCTACACTGAACCCATTTATCTATACCCTGAGGAATAAGGATGTAAAGGGGGCATTAGGTAACCTATTTAGGAACATTTTTATGTCAAAGTGA